A single Ketogulonicigenium vulgare WSH-001 DNA region contains:
- a CDS encoding asparaginase domain-containing protein, translating to MQKMRIAHVAGPNATITNAPPLVTSNKARAKAGLPLLTDDAGAPSRFDPLRAQRLAAPVEVFIAAYSAHPMEEDAADLYAPPDGYLDEAGHFAPVADGAHTKPVYRVTLDPADGLYPLPYMGLQADGSAWDSDGTSPFAPREKSRQPFFPDGQRLIEEIDRLGVDSTGIGNNVSNHAEISYFRVLPSAGYTKQGEVSGKDFFPYRPAHLNFSPPRSSLATATNDVQRIMDSADVDAMIWTQGSPRIEETSYWFSLLIDTVKPICANASQRYTGQISNDGPKNVADSVEWLTSGVWADEQGRNMLGAVMAQDQRVYAAREVVKVDARPGGYDAAGGHGGILGGAGGVAGSVLRYIPAMKHTWKSDLRLSQLPTHVPGHAGPVQIKDAEGWLLPDAIPKVAITKDSSYSEEGFDSDPDQEVDVIALIEKLPGFAPLCGLVSEGLNPYGKPASSARNAILRRAAFSGFPVVNVGRGNTEGFALAGGPFIAGSNLTAVKARILLMACILKFGMLPKAANPKAPTPAEVAAVMAALKPFQQVFDTH from the coding sequence ATGCAAAAGATGCGTATCGCCCATGTGGCAGGCCCGAATGCTACGATCACCAATGCGCCCCCGCTGGTCACATCGAACAAGGCGCGCGCCAAGGCGGGCCTGCCGCTGCTGACGGATGACGCGGGCGCGCCCTCGCGCTTTGACCCCTTACGCGCGCAGCGTCTTGCCGCACCGGTCGAGGTCTTTATCGCCGCCTATTCCGCCCATCCTATGGAGGAGGACGCCGCCGATCTGTACGCGCCGCCCGACGGCTATCTGGACGAGGCTGGTCATTTCGCGCCCGTGGCCGATGGGGCCCATACCAAACCTGTCTACCGCGTGACGCTTGATCCCGCCGACGGGCTTTACCCGTTGCCCTATATGGGTCTGCAGGCGGATGGCTCGGCCTGGGACAGCGATGGCACCTCGCCCTTCGCCCCGCGCGAGAAATCCCGCCAGCCGTTCTTTCCCGATGGCCAGCGCCTGATCGAGGAGATCGACCGGCTGGGCGTCGATTCCACCGGCATTGGCAACAATGTCTCGAACCATGCCGAAATCAGCTATTTCCGCGTGCTGCCCTCGGCTGGTTACACCAAACAGGGCGAGGTTTCTGGCAAGGATTTCTTTCCCTACCGCCCCGCGCATCTGAATTTCTCGCCGCCGCGCAGTTCGCTTGCCACCGCCACGAATGATGTGCAACGGATCATGGATAGCGCGGATGTCGATGCGATGATCTGGACCCAAGGCTCGCCCCGGATCGAGGAGACCAGCTATTGGTTCTCGCTGTTGATCGACACCGTGAAGCCGATCTGCGCCAATGCCTCGCAGCGCTATACGGGCCAGATCAGCAATGACGGGCCAAAGAATGTCGCGGATAGTGTCGAATGGCTGACTTCGGGCGTCTGGGCGGACGAGCAGGGCCGCAATATGCTGGGCGCTGTCATGGCGCAGGATCAGCGCGTCTATGCGGCGCGCGAGGTGGTCAAGGTCGATGCCCGCCCCGGCGGCTATGATGCGGCGGGTGGTCACGGCGGCATCCTTGGCGGGGCGGGCGGCGTTGCAGGTTCCGTACTGCGCTATATCCCTGCGATGAAACACACGTGGAAGTCTGATCTGCGCCTGTCGCAATTGCCAACGCATGTGCCAGGCCATGCCGGCCCCGTGCAGATCAAGGATGCGGAGGGTTGGCTGCTGCCGGATGCGATTCCAAAGGTCGCGATCACCAAGGACAGCAGCTATTCCGAGGAAGGGTTCGATAGTGACCCCGATCAAGAGGTCGATGTCATTGCCCTGATCGAGAAACTGCCCGGCTTTGCGCCTCTGTGCGGTCTGGTGTCCGAGGGGCTGAACCCCTATGGCAAGCCTGCATCCAGCGCCCGTAACGCGATTCTGCGCCGCGCGGCATTTAGCGGCTTTCCGGTGGTGAATGTCGGGCGCGGTAATACCGAAGGCTTTGCGCTGGCGGGTGGGCCGTTCATCGCGGGATCGAACCTGACGGCGGTCAAGGCGCGCATTCTTCTTATGGCGTGTATCTTGAAATTCGGTATGTTGCCCAAAGCTGCCAACCCCAAAGCGCCCACCCCGGCCGAGGTTGCAGCGGTGATGGCCGCGCTGAAACCCTTCCAGCAGGTCTTTGATACGCATTGA
- a CDS encoding NtaA/DmoA family FMN-dependent monooxygenase (This protein belongs to a clade of FMN-dependent monooxygenases, within a broader family of flavin-dependent oxidoreductases, the luciferase-like monooxygenase (LMM) family, some of whose members use coenzyme F420 rather than FMN.) — MPGSWSHATFPDMRIYREIAQIAERGLLDFLFFGDGNGIPSTYQGKRDGAVKWGLGWPRLDMSPYIAAMSQLTQHIGFGLTYSSTFMHPFYTARLLNSLDHVTGGRLAFNVIASSRRADAANYGFDELMEHARRYERMEEFMDVCFKLWASVEPDAMIWDRTTGQVADPHKVHAINHKGEFFSVAGPLASPPSPQGRPVIVQAGVSPRGVEAAAKFTDMIFASSPGLEKQVAHRKRIDDALVLQGRDPAGIGIIWDVVLIVGETEAEAKHRHKLLANALPPEALPVYLSHHSGFDMSKLPAQFTVNEINAEIVKSNASPVGFLNMAQMFDPDQQISRAEFFDAMADHATGADHAVVGDATQIADYLEETFVATGERGGFMIAHPTGVPRDLLNVIDFLVPELQRRGRYRTAYRGKTLRENLSDDE, encoded by the coding sequence ATGCCGGGATCGTGGTCACATGCAACCTTTCCCGATATGCGCATCTACCGCGAAATTGCGCAGATCGCCGAACGCGGCCTGTTGGATTTCCTGTTCTTTGGCGACGGGAACGGCATTCCATCGACCTATCAGGGCAAACGGGACGGGGCGGTGAAATGGGGCCTTGGCTGGCCGCGTCTGGACATGTCGCCCTATATCGCGGCGATGTCGCAACTGACGCAGCATATCGGCTTTGGCCTGACCTATTCCTCGACCTTCATGCATCCGTTCTATACGGCGCGCCTGCTGAATTCGCTCGATCACGTCACGGGCGGACGGCTTGCGTTCAATGTCATCGCCTCGTCCCGCCGCGCCGATGCCGCCAATTACGGCTTTGACGAGCTGATGGAACATGCCCGCCGCTATGAGCGGATGGAAGAATTCATGGATGTCTGCTTCAAGCTGTGGGCCTCGGTCGAGCCGGATGCGATGATCTGGGACCGCACCACGGGGCAGGTGGCCGATCCGCATAAAGTCCATGCGATCAATCACAAGGGCGAATTTTTCTCGGTCGCGGGGCCGCTCGCCTCGCCGCCCTCGCCGCAGGGGCGGCCGGTGATCGTGCAGGCGGGTGTCTCGCCGCGCGGGGTCGAGGCGGCGGCAAAGTTCACCGACATGATCTTTGCCAGCTCCCCAGGGTTGGAAAAGCAGGTCGCCCATCGCAAGCGGATCGACGATGCGCTGGTGCTGCAAGGCCGCGATCCGGCGGGCATCGGCATCATCTGGGATGTGGTCCTGATCGTGGGCGAGACCGAGGCCGAGGCCAAGCACCGCCACAAGCTGCTCGCGAACGCCCTGCCGCCCGAGGCGCTGCCCGTTTACCTCTCGCACCATTCCGGTTTCGACATGTCGAAACTGCCCGCCCAGTTCACCGTCAATGAAATCAACGCCGAGATCGTGAAATCCAACGCCTCGCCCGTGGGTTTCCTGAACATGGCGCAGATGTTCGACCCTGATCAGCAGATCTCGCGCGCTGAGTTCTTCGACGCGATGGCGGATCATGCGACGGGGGCCGATCACGCGGTGGTGGGCGATGCGACACAGATCGCAGATTATCTGGAAGAGACATTCGTCGCGACCGGCGAGCGTGGCGGTTTCATGATCGCGCATCCCACAGGCGTGCCGCGCGATCTGCTGAATGTCATCGACTTTCTTGTGCCCGAATTGCAGCGTCGGGGGCGGTATCGGACCGCGTATCGCGGCAAAACCCTGCGCGAAAACCTCAGCGACGACGAATAG
- a CDS encoding inorganic phosphate transporter, translating into MTDRSSLNQAEGPTHEWAALDRDLNRISRVEDATFYIARPMVGFGLAIVFVALAALWAAIIVGGAPGGVMIIVASVFAAYLALNIGANDVANNMGPAVGANALSMTGALVIAAVCETAGALIAGADVVGTIANGIVAPSSFANSDIFVIAMISALLSSAVWINLATFLGAPVSTTHAIVGGVVGAGIAAAGFGAVDWGGIGRIAASWVVSPVLGGVMAAASLALVHRLVIDRADKIAAARVWVPVLIGIMAWAFGAYLAVKGLKQIVHVSMAGALLIGAALGVISYLASRPYIARKSIGLENRNKSLKVLFQLPLVVSAALMSFAHGANDVSNAIGPLAAIVQTLGLNGADVGSIPLWVMVIGALGISLGLLLFGPKLISMVGDQITKLNAMRAYCVALSAAVTVIAASWLGLPVSSTHIAIGGIFGVGFYREWGEARRMSRGLETEAAPAIANEERRRRRLVRRSHFLTIVAAWIITVPATALLSALGFLALRLLMG; encoded by the coding sequence TTGACCGACCGTTCCAGTCTGAACCAAGCCGAGGGCCCGACCCATGAATGGGCGGCCCTCGACCGCGATCTGAACCGTATCTCGCGCGTCGAGGACGCCACCTTTTACATCGCGCGCCCGATGGTTGGGTTTGGCCTTGCCATTGTTTTCGTGGCATTGGCGGCGCTATGGGCGGCGATTATCGTCGGGGGTGCGCCGGGCGGCGTGATGATTATCGTCGCCTCGGTCTTTGCGGCCTATCTGGCGCTGAATATCGGCGCGAATGATGTGGCCAATAATATGGGGCCAGCGGTGGGCGCGAATGCCCTGTCGATGACCGGCGCGCTGGTCATCGCCGCCGTGTGCGAGACGGCGGGCGCGCTGATCGCAGGCGCGGATGTTGTCGGCACTATCGCCAATGGCATCGTTGCGCCCAGCAGCTTTGCCAATAGCGATATTTTCGTCATTGCCATGATCTCGGCCCTGCTGTCCTCGGCGGTCTGGATCAATCTGGCGACGTTTCTGGGCGCGCCGGTTTCTACCACCCATGCGATTGTTGGCGGCGTTGTTGGGGCCGGGATCGCAGCGGCGGGTTTTGGTGCGGTGGATTGGGGCGGCATCGGTCGCATCGCCGCAAGCTGGGTCGTATCGCCCGTCCTCGGCGGAGTAATGGCGGCGGCCAGCCTTGCGCTGGTGCATCGGCTGGTGATCGACCGGGCCGATAAGATCGCTGCGGCGCGGGTCTGGGTGCCGGTGCTGATCGGCATCATGGCTTGGGCCTTTGGCGCCTATCTGGCGGTCAAGGGGCTCAAGCAGATCGTGCATGTCTCGATGGCCGGTGCGCTGTTGATCGGCGCGGCGCTGGGCGTTATCAGCTATCTGGCGTCGCGGCCCTATATTGCGCGCAAATCCATCGGCCTCGAGAACCGTAACAAATCGCTGAAAGTGCTGTTCCAACTGCCACTGGTCGTGTCAGCCGCGCTGATGAGCTTTGCGCATGGGGCCAATGACGTCTCGAATGCGATTGGGCCGCTGGCGGCGATTGTGCAGACGCTGGGGCTGAATGGCGCGGATGTCGGATCGATCCCGCTGTGGGTCATGGTCATCGGCGCGCTGGGCATCTCGCTGGGGCTGCTGCTGTTTGGGCCGAAACTGATCAGCATGGTGGGCGATCAGATCACCAAACTGAACGCGATGCGGGCCTATTGCGTGGCGCTGTCGGCCGCGGTGACGGTGATTGCGGCTTCGTGGCTGGGGCTGCCGGTCAGCTCGACCCATATCGCGATTGGCGGCATTTTCGGCGTCGGATTCTACCGCGAATGGGGCGAAGCGCGCCGCATGAGCCGCGGATTGGAAACCGAAGCCGCGCCTGCCATCGCTAATGAGGAACGCCGCCGTCGCCGCCTTGTGCGTCGCTCGCACTTCCTGACGATTGTGGCGGCTTGGATCATCACAGTGCCCGCGACGGCGCTGCTGTCGGCGCTTGGTTTCCTCGCGCTGCGCCTGCTGATGGGCTAA
- a CDS encoding NUDIX hydrolase, with protein sequence MFKMIWSEFIAPMLRRPARYQVAALCWRKAGDGFEVLLVTSLTSHRWIVPKGWPKNGRDSAAVALEEAWEEAGIAPTATPAKRIGQYHYIKRMRGNVPVRTEVDVFAIEVRTLLDQYPEVGRRERRWVAPAVAAQMVDEPELKALLRASPSLVGLG encoded by the coding sequence ATGTTCAAAATGATCTGGAGCGAATTCATCGCCCCCATGTTGCGCCGCCCGGCGCGCTATCAGGTCGCCGCCCTGTGCTGGCGCAAGGCAGGGGACGGGTTCGAAGTGCTGCTGGTCACCTCGCTGACATCGCACCGCTGGATCGTGCCCAAGGGCTGGCCAAAGAACGGACGCGACAGCGCGGCCGTGGCGTTGGAGGAGGCATGGGAAGAAGCGGGCATTGCCCCGACTGCGACCCCTGCCAAGCGGATCGGCCAATATCACTATATCAAACGGATGCGCGGCAATGTCCCTGTGCGAACCGAAGTTGACGTTTTCGCCATCGAAGTGCGCACCTTGCTGGATCAATACCCCGAGGTTGGTCGCCGCGAGCGGCGCTGGGTCGCGCCCGCCGTTGCGGCGCAGATGGTGGATGAGCCAGAGCTAAAGGCGCTGCTGCGCGCCAGCCCCTCGTTGGTCGGCCTTGGCTGA
- a CDS encoding sigma-54-dependent transcriptional regulator: MTDLSLIRLVDDDPALRTALSQALRIAGFTVEAFDGAEAALAGLDDSYPGVVLSDVRMPGTDGLELHRRLHAMDPELPVILLTGHGDVAMAVAAIRAGAWDFLTKPVGTDALVAALRRALLARGLVLENRYLRHLPRAVAEPGVLLGTSAAITQLREAAQRLGEASADVLITGPSGAGKKAMARAIHAAGPRRGRAFVHVACDSLDEARFDLEFLGAEAGHAGTPRHARTIGRFEQAHRGILLLHNVDLLPLSLQARIAHVIEARSFYALGATVARPLDLQILAITRADLAAAMAEGRFRADLYYRLSGVSLSMPPLAERRDDIPALFRHFLIAACGRLGVSVPALTPAVQARLSAHNWPGNARELEQFAAAQALGLPALPAGLMDAAADMNLPALVAQYEAGILRAVLQATAGNATLAMTRLGLARKTFYDKLNRHGIRPDQFRADSSETGS; this comes from the coding sequence ATGACCGACCTTTCGCTGATCCGCCTTGTCGATGACGACCCGGCCCTGCGCACCGCGCTGTCGCAAGCGCTGCGCATCGCAGGCTTTACCGTCGAGGCCTTTGACGGGGCCGAGGCTGCGCTGGCGGGCCTTGATGACAGCTATCCGGGTGTGGTGCTGTCGGATGTACGGATGCCCGGCACCGATGGTCTGGAATTGCACCGCCGCTTGCATGCGATGGACCCTGAACTGCCGGTGATCTTGCTGACGGGACATGGCGATGTCGCAATGGCGGTCGCCGCGATCCGTGCTGGCGCATGGGATTTCCTGACCAAGCCTGTCGGGACCGATGCTTTGGTGGCGGCGTTGCGGCGGGCGCTGCTGGCGCGCGGCCTCGTGCTCGAGAACCGCTATCTGCGCCATCTGCCGCGCGCCGTGGCCGAGCCGGGGGTCCTGCTGGGCACCAGCGCCGCCATCACCCAATTGCGCGAGGCGGCGCAGCGTCTGGGCGAGGCCAGCGCCGATGTCTTGATCACCGGCCCCAGCGGCGCGGGCAAAAAGGCGATGGCGCGCGCGATCCATGCGGCGGGGCCGCGGCGGGGGCGAGCCTTTGTCCATGTCGCCTGCGATAGTCTGGACGAGGCGCGGTTTGATCTAGAGTTTTTGGGTGCCGAGGCGGGGCATGCCGGAACGCCGCGCCATGCCCGCACCATTGGCCGGTTCGAACAGGCGCATCGCGGCATCTTGCTGCTGCATAATGTCGATCTGCTGCCCCTTAGCCTACAGGCGCGCATCGCCCATGTGATCGAGGCCCGCAGCTTTTATGCGCTGGGCGCGACGGTGGCACGGCCGCTTGATCTGCAAATTCTGGCGATCACCCGCGCCGATCTGGCCGCTGCGATGGCCGAGGGACGCTTTCGCGCCGATCTTTACTATCGCCTCTCGGGTGTTAGCCTCAGCATGCCACCTTTGGCCGAGCGGCGCGATGATATCCCCGCGCTGTTTCGCCATTTCCTAATTGCGGCCTGTGGGCGTCTTGGGGTCTCTGTTCCGGCCCTGACCCCGGCGGTGCAGGCGCGATTGTCGGCCCATAACTGGCCCGGCAACGCGCGCGAGCTAGAGCAGTTCGCAGCCGCGCAGGCGCTTGGACTGCCCGCCTTGCCCGCAGGTCTGATGGATGCCGCCGCCGATATGAACCTGCCTGCGCTTGTCGCGCAATATGAGGCCGGTATCTTACGTGCCGTGTTGCAGGCGACCGCTGGGAATGCGACCCTTGCGATGACGCGGCTGGGCCTTGCGCGCAAGACCTTCTACGACAAGCTGAACCGCCACGGCATCCGCCCGGATCAATTTCGCGCCGATAGTTCTGAAACGGGCAGCTAG
- a CDS encoding sensor histidine kinase, whose amino-acid sequence MAAQRLSHFSPRALAVGAALVVFGVALCAIAYALEYRSAIARLDNRAEATALSRVQALESVLATQRAVAAVLSDDAMVVGALEAPLPALTDGVSQKLDRLRAETRSTVIYLLDRSGTAIAASNWDQPDSFVGERYDFRTYYSQAMTGGTALEFALGTVSNRPGLYLSHDVQQGGAVIGVVVVKMEFGAIEAAWARTEDQTEVRDAAGIVLIAGDTSQRFLPSGPDGSGVTVIQPVADTPGWTLRLTTPAGDAVIAGLIAAAAALLVQLVALAVYLRARRLRDQRHEAQATAARYSADLQREVDIRTRALTNEMAERRAAEARLARMQADLVQANKLATLGQVTAGLAHEVNQPLATIRLLAESGAALIDAAPGEARQNMDSVVHTVDRISQIMTHLRGFARKATGLQGPVVLRDAIDASIQLTASRRRGEGPRIIIAGDSGLAVRAEAVRLEQILINLIQNAQDAMVGHANPQIEIGITAGGTEVTVTIADNGPGVTPDVAAQLFTPFASTKTDGLGLGLVIARDIARDLGGALTLDPAIAGQGACFRLRLRRA is encoded by the coding sequence ATGGCAGCGCAACGGCTTTCTCATTTCTCACCGCGCGCCCTGGCCGTCGGCGCGGCGCTGGTGGTGTTTGGGGTGGCGCTATGCGCGATCGCCTATGCGCTGGAATATCGCAGCGCGATAGCGCGGCTGGACAACCGGGCCGAGGCGACTGCGCTGTCGCGGGTGCAGGCCCTCGAGAGCGTTCTGGCGACACAGCGCGCCGTGGCGGCTGTGCTCTCTGACGATGCGATGGTGGTTGGCGCGCTAGAGGCTCCGCTGCCGGCCCTGACCGATGGTGTCTCGCAAAAGCTGGACCGCTTGCGGGCCGAGACGCGCAGCACCGTGATCTATTTGCTGGATCGCAGCGGCACGGCGATTGCGGCCTCGAACTGGGATCAGCCCGATAGCTTTGTGGGCGAGCGCTATGATTTTCGCACCTATTACAGTCAGGCGATGACGGGTGGCACTGCGCTGGAATTCGCACTGGGCACGGTCAGCAATCGCCCCGGCCTCTATCTATCGCATGATGTCCAGCAGGGCGGCGCGGTCATTGGCGTGGTCGTCGTCAAAATGGAATTTGGCGCAATCGAGGCTGCTTGGGCGCGTACCGAAGATCAGACCGAGGTCCGTGATGCGGCGGGCATTGTGCTGATTGCGGGCGATACTTCGCAGCGCTTTTTGCCCAGTGGCCCGGACGGGTCGGGCGTTACGGTGATCCAACCTGTCGCGGACACGCCGGGCTGGACGCTGCGCCTGACGACGCCCGCGGGTGATGCGGTGATCGCGGGCCTGATCGCTGCAGCGGCGGCCCTTTTGGTGCAGCTTGTCGCCTTGGCAGTCTATCTGCGCGCGCGCCGTCTGCGCGATCAGCGGCACGAGGCGCAGGCAACGGCCGCCCGTTACAGCGCTGATTTGCAACGCGAAGTTGATATCCGCACCCGCGCCCTCACGAATGAGATGGCCGAGCGTCGTGCCGCTGAGGCGCGTCTTGCACGGATGCAGGCGGATCTTGTGCAGGCCAATAAGCTTGCAACCCTTGGACAAGTGACGGCGGGCCTCGCGCATGAGGTGAACCAGCCGCTGGCAACCATTCGTCTGCTGGCCGAAAGCGGTGCGGCGCTGATCGATGCCGCCCCCGGCGAGGCACGCCAGAATATGGACAGCGTTGTCCATACCGTCGATCGCATCAGCCAGATTATGACGCATCTGCGGGGCTTTGCACGCAAGGCGACGGGATTGCAGGGGCCGGTCGTGCTGCGCGATGCGATTGACGCATCGATCCAGCTGACGGCCTCGCGCAGGCGGGGCGAGGGGCCGCGCATCATCATCGCCGGTGACAGCGGTCTGGCCGTCAGGGCCGAGGCGGTGCGTTTGGAACAGATCCTGATCAACCTGATCCAGAACGCGCAGGATGCGATGGTCGGACATGCCAATCCACAGATCGAAATTGGGATCACAGCGGGCGGCACCGAAGTCACGGTCACCATTGCCGATAATGGTCCGGGCGTCACGCCCGATGTGGCCGCGCAATTGTTCACGCCCTTTGCCTCGACCAAGACGGACGGGCTGGGGCTGGGGTTGGTCATTGCGCGCGATATTGCGCGTGACCTGGGCGGGGCGCTGACCCTCGACCCCGCGATTGCCGGCCAAGGGGCCTGCTTCCGTCTCAGGCTTCGCCGCGCATGA
- a CDS encoding dicarboxylate/amino acid:cation symporter → MLSDTASTAGHGPRPFYRHLYFQVIVAIVLGALIGHLWPTFGASLKPLGDGFIKLVKMIIAPVIFITIVTGLAGMRDLRGVGSVAGKAFGYFLVFSTLALIVGLIVANVVRPGAGMNIDPATLDGSSVANYASQAHDSTLTGFLLDIIPNTMVGAFTQGNIIQVLFVAILFGVGIILVGERAKPVVTLLEAAGQVVFRIVDILMKAAPVGAFGAFAFTIGAYGIGTVVNLAALVGTFYLTAAVFVIVILGTVCAVNGFSIFRLISYLKAEILLVLGTSSSESALPSLMEKMEKAGCARPVVGLVVPTGYSFNLDGTNIYMTLAALFIAQATNIDLSLGDQIMLLLVAMLSSKGAAGVTGAGFITLAATLSIVPSVPIAGMAIILGVDRFMSECRSITNFIGNAVATVVVSRWEGQLDTQRLHAVLGGHEFGAKATPVTEINAPAGLNLGEKNAD, encoded by the coding sequence ATGCTAAGCGATACCGCTTCCACGGCGGGGCATGGCCCTCGTCCGTTTTACCGCCACCTTTATTTCCAAGTCATCGTCGCCATCGTTCTGGGCGCGCTGATCGGGCATCTCTGGCCCACCTTCGGCGCCTCGCTCAAGCCCTTGGGCGACGGGTTCATTAAACTTGTAAAGATGATCATCGCGCCGGTGATCTTTATTACCATCGTTACCGGCCTTGCCGGTATGCGCGACCTGCGCGGCGTCGGTTCGGTTGCAGGCAAAGCCTTTGGCTATTTCCTTGTCTTCTCGACCCTTGCGCTGATCGTCGGGCTGATCGTTGCCAATGTGGTGCGCCCCGGCGCAGGCATGAACATCGATCCCGCGACGCTGGATGGCAGCAGCGTGGCGAATTACGCCAGTCAGGCGCATGACAGCACGTTGACCGGATTTTTGCTGGACATCATTCCCAATACGATGGTCGGTGCATTCACACAGGGCAACATCATCCAGGTGCTGTTCGTCGCCATCTTGTTCGGCGTCGGCATCATTCTGGTGGGCGAGCGCGCGAAACCCGTCGTCACCTTGCTAGAGGCCGCAGGTCAGGTCGTCTTCCGTATTGTCGATATTCTGATGAAGGCCGCGCCCGTGGGTGCCTTTGGTGCCTTTGCCTTTACCATCGGCGCCTATGGCATCGGCACGGTCGTCAATCTTGCCGCGCTGGTTGGCACGTTCTACCTGACCGCCGCCGTCTTTGTGATCGTCATTCTGGGCACGGTTTGCGCCGTGAACGGCTTTTCGATCTTCCGCCTGATCTCGTATCTGAAGGCCGAGATCCTGCTGGTGCTGGGCACGTCATCGTCCGAATCCGCCCTGCCCTCGCTGATGGAAAAGATGGAAAAGGCGGGCTGCGCGCGCCCTGTTGTCGGCCTTGTCGTGCCGACCGGCTATTCGTTCAACCTTGACGGCACCAACATCTACATGACGCTGGCGGCGCTGTTCATCGCGCAGGCGACGAATATCGACCTGTCGCTGGGCGATCAGATCATGCTGCTGCTGGTGGCGATGCTGTCGTCAAAGGGTGCGGCGGGCGTTACCGGCGCGGGCTTTATCACGCTGGCCGCAACGCTGTCGATCGTGCCCTCGGTTCCGATTGCGGGCATGGCGATCATCCTGGGCGTTGACCGTTTCATGTCGGAATGCCGCTCGATCACCAACTTTATCGGCAATGCGGTCGCGACCGTTGTTGTTAGCCGTTGGGAGGGTCAGCTGGATACCCAGCGTCTGCATGCGGTTCTGGGCGGTCACGAATTTGGCGCGAAAGCCACCCCGGTGACCGAGATCAACGCCCCCGCCGGTCTGAACCTTGGCGAAAAGAACGCCGACTGA